A region from the Mesorhizobium sp. J8 genome encodes:
- a CDS encoding Ku protein codes for MAPRASWKGYLKLSLVSCPVRLYPATSASERISFNQLHKKTHNRINMKPVDPELGLVERSDLVRGYEYEDKQYIIIDDADLDAVRIESNHTMNIEAFVDEAEVDVIYQDAPYYLAPDGAMAEETFVVLREAMRKSGKLAIARLVLSSRERVVTIGPRENGMFVCTLRNPNEVRGTAEYFGNIPAGKPDPEMLELAQALIKQKETHFDPKNYEDRYEVALMAMIREKLKGHKPIIAAAPERGNVINLMDALKASLSQQAKPPAKSKSKAEEAPAKPSKKAAAGGAPENPLKANLLKAVGKSKK; via the coding sequence ATGGCGCCCAGGGCAAGTTGGAAAGGTTACCTCAAGCTCAGCCTCGTCAGCTGTCCGGTCCGGCTTTACCCGGCCACCAGCGCGAGCGAGCGCATTTCGTTCAATCAGCTGCACAAGAAGACGCACAACCGCATCAACATGAAACCGGTCGATCCCGAGCTTGGGCTTGTCGAGCGTTCGGACCTCGTGCGCGGTTACGAGTACGAGGACAAGCAGTACATCATCATCGATGATGCCGACCTTGACGCGGTCAGGATCGAATCCAACCACACGATGAACATCGAGGCCTTCGTCGACGAGGCCGAGGTCGACGTCATCTACCAGGACGCGCCCTATTATCTGGCGCCCGACGGCGCCATGGCGGAGGAGACCTTCGTCGTGCTGCGCGAGGCGATGCGCAAGTCCGGCAAGCTGGCGATCGCCCGCCTGGTGCTCTCCAGCCGCGAGCGCGTGGTGACGATCGGCCCGCGCGAGAACGGCATGTTCGTCTGCACCTTGAGAAACCCCAATGAAGTGCGCGGCACGGCTGAATATTTCGGCAACATTCCGGCCGGCAAGCCGGATCCGGAAATGCTCGAGCTGGCCCAGGCGTTGATAAAGCAGAAGGAAACCCACTTCGATCCGAAGAACTATGAGGATCGCTATGAGGTGGCGCTGATGGCGATGATCCGCGAGAAGCTGAAGGGCCACAAGCCGATCATCGCGGCCGCGCCCGAGCGCGGCAACGTCATCAACCTTATGGATGCGCTGAAGGCGAGCCTGTCGCAGCAGGCGAAACCCCCGGCCAAGTCGAAGAGCAAGGCCGAGGAAGCGCCGGCGAAGCCGTCCAAGAAGGCGGCCGCGGGCGGCGCGCCTGAGAACCCGCTGAAGGCGAACCTGTTGAAGGCCGTCGGCAAGAGCAAGAAGTGA
- a CDS encoding alpha/beta fold hydrolase, with protein MTTHFLFDGFDTAPVTILLAHGAGASMDSPSMTATAKALSTAGFQVARFEFHYMAARRYGHRKPPPRAETVNPEYVKAIADLRARGVTGKLIIGGKSMGGRVASMIADEMFAKGEIAGLVCLGYPFHPPGKPEQLRTKHLLDLKAPTLIFQGTRDEFGTKEEVATYGLSSAIEVIWLEDGDHDLKPRKAISGFSTGDHLKTVAETVRAWIERPSRSSS; from the coding sequence ATGACGACCCACTTCCTCTTCGATGGCTTCGACACCGCCCCCGTTACCATCCTGCTCGCGCACGGCGCCGGCGCGTCGATGGACTCGCCCTCGATGACCGCCACCGCCAAGGCGCTCAGCACCGCCGGCTTCCAGGTCGCGCGCTTCGAGTTTCACTACATGGCCGCGCGTCGCTACGGCCACCGCAAGCCGCCGCCGCGCGCCGAGACGGTCAACCCGGAATACGTCAAGGCGATCGCCGATCTGCGCGCCAGGGGCGTGACCGGCAAGCTCATCATCGGCGGCAAGTCGATGGGCGGTCGCGTCGCCTCGATGATCGCCGACGAGATGTTCGCCAAGGGTGAGATCGCCGGGCTGGTCTGCCTCGGCTACCCGTTCCATCCACCGGGCAAGCCGGAGCAGTTGCGGACAAAGCATCTCCTTGACCTGAAGGCGCCGACGCTGATTTTTCAAGGCACCCGCGACGAGTTCGGCACCAAGGAAGAAGTTGCGACCTACGGCCTTTCTTCGGCAATAGAGGTGATCTGGCTGGAGGACGGCGACCACGATTTGAAGCCGCGCAAGGCAATCTCGGGATTTTCGACGGGCGACCATCTGAAGACCGTGGCGGAGACGGTGAGGGCGTGGATAGAACGTCCATCTCGGTCGTCATCCTAG
- a CDS encoding tetratricopeptide repeat protein, with amino-acid sequence MIVPGAVFGVVGALAAFPLRLAAREVGRRHAELRRGVTRRTTHIVFGRALLAKAAKSGDAEIERRVKAEREAGRQLISENGFLRLLGLMKAPDASSLSRQSLVDQSRLAGDDLDLLSLFDAFEHDGEPYSFRDLILARKYAGLIASGASWGAIARSVHRSGPVASLTAKSLNLGSQHGRPDAIYLDDGTSELDGQLLFDLGSPEDDTLEELFAEAEIAEEEGRHDDAAARYQRCLAIDPKDAIAAFNRANCLRSAGRIAEAAHDYARAIKLDPGFVEAWFNLAGLMSDEGKVASARRHLQKAIALDKAYADPVFNLARLEFDAGDLMEARRLWVRYLELDAESEWARLAQKGIQFVDLHMARTAG; translated from the coding sequence GTGATCGTTCCCGGCGCCGTCTTCGGCGTCGTCGGCGCGCTGGCCGCCTTTCCATTGCGGCTCGCCGCGCGCGAGGTTGGGCGCCGCCATGCGGAGCTGAGGCGCGGCGTCACGCGCCGCACCACACACATCGTGTTCGGCCGCGCGCTTCTCGCCAAGGCGGCGAAATCCGGCGATGCCGAGATCGAGCGCCGTGTGAAGGCGGAGCGCGAAGCAGGCCGCCAACTCATCAGCGAGAACGGCTTCCTGCGCCTGCTTGGACTGATGAAGGCGCCCGATGCCTCGTCGCTCTCCAGGCAATCGCTCGTCGATCAGTCGCGGCTTGCCGGCGACGATCTCGACCTGCTGTCGCTGTTCGACGCCTTCGAGCATGACGGCGAACCTTACTCCTTCCGAGACCTGATCCTGGCCCGCAAATATGCCGGGCTGATCGCCAGCGGTGCCAGCTGGGGCGCGATCGCGCGCTCGGTGCATCGCTCCGGCCCGGTCGCCTCGCTCACGGCAAAATCGCTCAATCTCGGCTCGCAGCATGGCCGCCCGGACGCGATCTATCTCGACGATGGTACGAGCGAGCTCGATGGCCAATTGCTGTTCGATCTCGGCTCGCCGGAAGACGACACGCTGGAGGAGCTCTTCGCCGAAGCGGAGATCGCGGAAGAGGAGGGGCGTCACGACGATGCGGCGGCGCGCTACCAGCGCTGCCTGGCGATCGATCCCAAGGATGCGATTGCCGCCTTCAACCGCGCCAATTGCCTGCGCAGCGCCGGCCGGATTGCCGAAGCCGCGCATGACTATGCCCGCGCGATAAAGCTCGATCCTGGCTTCGTCGAAGCCTGGTTCAACCTCGCCGGACTGATGAGCGACGAGGGCAAGGTGGCGTCTGCAAGGCGCCATCTGCAGAAGGCGATCGCGCTCGACAAGGCCTATGCCGACCCGGTGTTCAATCTGGCTCGGCTGGAATTCGATGCGGGCGATCTGATGGAAGCCCGCCGGCTGTGGGTGCGCTATCTGGAGTTGGACGCGGAGTCCGAATGGGCAAGGCTGGCGCAGAAGGGCATCCAGTTCGTGGATTTGCATATGGCGCGCACGGCGGGGTGA